One genomic segment of Epinephelus fuscoguttatus linkage group LG19, E.fuscoguttatus.final_Chr_v1 includes these proteins:
- the drg2 gene encoding developmentally-regulated GTP-binding protein 2, translating to MGILEKIAEIEREISRTQKNKATEYHLGLLKAKLAKYRAQLLEPSKSAGAKGEGFDVMKSGDARVALIGFPSVGKSTFLSLMTSTASEAASYEFTTLTCIPGVIEYKGANIQLLDLPGIIEGAAQGKGRGRQVIAVARTADVVIMMLDATKGDVQRELLEKELESVGIRLNRTKPNIYFKPKKGGGLSYNSTVPLTHCSEKLVQLILHEYKIFNAEVLFREDSTPDEFIDVIVGNRVYMPCLYVYNKVDQISIEEVDRLAHRPHSVVISCGMKLNLDYLLEMLWEYLALICIYTKKRGERPDFSDAIIMRRAATVEHVCHRIHRTLASQFKYALVWGTSTKYSPQRVGLTHIMEHEDVIQIVKK from the exons ATGGGGATCTTGGAAAAAATCGCGGAAATAGAGAGAGAAATCTCtcggacacagaaaaacaaag CCACTGAGTACCATTTGGGTCTGCTCAAGGCCAAGCTAGCCAAATACAGAGCTCAGCTCCTGGAGCCGTCCAAGTCGGCGGGGGCCAAAGGCGAAGGCTTCGATGTCATGAAATCAGGGGACGCTCGTGTTGCTCTTATTGGTTTTCCCTCTGTGGGTAAG TCCACCTTCCTTAGTCTGATGACGTCAACGGCCAGTGAAGCTGCTTCCTATGAGTTCACCACTCTCACCTGCATACCTGGTGTCATAGag TACAAAGGGGCCAACATCCAGCTGCTGGATCTGCCAGGAATCATTGAGGGTGCTGCCCAAG GCAAGGGTAGAGGTCGGCAGGTCATCGCTGTTGCCAGGACAGCAGACGTTGTCATCATGATGTTGGATGCCACCAAAGGAGATGTCCAGAG GGAACTTCTAGAAAAAGAGTTGGAGTCAGTCGGCATCAGACTCAACAGGACGAAaccaaatatttatttcaag CCCAAGAAAGGTGGCGGCCTCTCCTACAACTCCACAGTTCCTCTCACCCACTGCTCAGAGAAGCTTGTCCAGCTCATCCTTCACGAATACA AAATCTTTAACGCAGAAGTCCTCTTCAGGGAGGACAGCACACCGGACGAGTTCATCGATGTCATCGTCGGGAACAGAGTTTACATGCCTTGCCTTTAT GTGTACAATAAGGTGGATCAAATCTCCATCGAGGAGGTGGACCGCCTGGCTCACAGACCTCACAGTGTTGTCATCAG TTGTGGGATGAAGTTGAACCTGGATTACCTCCTGGAGATGTTGTGGGAATACCTGGCTCTGATTTGCATTTacacaaagaaaagaggag AGCGCCCAGACTTTTCTGATGCCATCATTATGAGAAGAGCAGCAACTGTAGAACACGTG TGCCATCGAATCCACAGAACCTTAGCCAGCCAGTTCAAATATGCCCTGGTTTGG GGAACCAGTACCAAGTACAGCCCCCAGAGGGTCGGCCTAACGCACATCATGGAGCACGAGGACGTCATCCAGATCGTTAAGAAGTAA